The Nicotiana tabacum cultivar K326 unplaced genomic scaffold, ASM71507v2 Un00318, whole genome shotgun sequence genome includes a window with the following:
- the LOC142179084 gene encoding putative late blight resistance protein homolog R1B-12: MDVVETCEEETLCSGTPSTKHSFPSIEEEVVGFEKDAESIIKKMIQGTKELDVISIYGMPGHGKTTLARKVYNNPSIVNYFDVKAWCSVSQAYNRIKLLGEIFNQVTGYKSEIDDDVDIADKLQKTLKGRRYLIVLDDIWKVEAWEDLGLCFPKGEDGSRVMVTTRIEEVAKHLQHCSDPYSLRFLTLEESWELLQKKVFQGESCPPNLQGPGLKVAQHCKGLPLVIVLIAGIIGKMERQESLWLEVANDLSSHALGEQSMNVIQSSYDHLEDHLKPCLLYMGLFPEDFKIPVYDLQKLWMAEEFVLNVGTENMEEAARVCLNDLLNRSLVMVSEKRIDGDVECCTLHDVVREFCCRKLAKENFMQLTVPYNPYRHYSKKSRLCIYIHDDLVEDLIHSEYWPHKPMEFIAHPKCNTRDPSVTLPLLAKLRFVQAFHSLDVKLPSSWVMAVQSLTHLRYLAISVEEFDFKWVSHLRDLQTLNVVSRKYVRSSPSIIWEMTKLRHLYIFCFSFIWEDDDRAIFEESSATMLENWRTFRSCSIYDTDPKFWWRFPNLEELNLYIQEEPSRPLFPVPEVHTRLHSLELYINYNRGYWKLVETASKFVFPSNIRYLHIQIELPIKGLYQNIARLRNLENLKLEIRDTFGEDCWDVSDVEFQALKYLKLLNFMDIREWKASEESFPVLEKLFIKHCIYLEEIPSCFEEITTLQLIDVEQCRDSVGDSAINIKREIEETTGSDTLQVQIRRPTR, encoded by the coding sequence ATGGACGTTGTTGAGACTTGTGAAGAAGAAACGCTTTGTTCTGGAACGCCTTCAACCAAACATAGTTTTCCATCAATTGAGGAGGAAGTTGTGGGGTTTGAGAAAGATGCAGAAAGTATAATAAAGAAAATGATTCAAGGAACAAAGGAGCTAGATGTTATCTCAATCTATGGAATGCCAGGTCACGGAAAAACAACTTTGGCCAGGAAAGTGTACAACAATCCTTCTATTGTTAATTACTTTGATGTTAAAGCTTGGTGTTCTGTTTCGCAAGCATATAATAGGATAAAGTTGTTGGGTGAGATTTTCAATCAAGTAACAGGTTATAAGagcgaaattgatgatgatgttgaCATAGCTGACAAGTTGCAGAAGACTCTAAAAGGCAGGAGATACCTCATTGTCTTAGATGATATATGGAAAGTCGAGGCGTGGGAAGACCTGGGATTATGTTTCCCTAAAGGTGAAGATGGAAGTAGAGTAATGGTAACAACTCGAATTGAAGAAGTGGCTAAGCATCTCCAGCACTGCAGTGATCCTTATTCTCTTAGATTTCTAACATTGGAAGAGAGTTGGGAATTATTACAGAAGAAAGTATTTCAAGGCGAGAGTTGTCCCCCGAATCTACAGGGACCAGGGTTAAAAGTTGCCCAACACTGCAAAGGTTTGCCGCTTGTAATTGTCCTGATTGCTGGAATTATTGGAAAAATGGAAAGGCAGGAGTCTTTGTGGCTTGAGGTTGCAAATGACTTAAGTTCTCATGCTTTAGGTGAGCAGAGTATGAATGTAATACAATCAAGTTACGACCATTTAGAAGACCACTTAAAGCCTTGCCTTCTTTACATGGGATTGTTTCCAGAAGACTTTAAGATTCCAGTATATGATTTGCAGAAGTTGTGGATGGCAGAAGAGTTTGTACTCAATGTCGGGACAGAAAATATGGAGGAAGCAGCTAGAGTTTGCTTAAATGATCTACTTAATAGAAGTCTAGTTATGGTCTCTGAAAAGAGAATTGATGGTGACGTTGAATGCTGCACACTTCATGATGTAGTGCGTGAGTTTTGCTGTAGAAAACTAGCGAAGGAAAATTTTATGCAGCTCACAGTGCCATATAATCCATATCGTCATTATTCCAAGAAATCGCGGTTATGCATTTATATTCATGATGATCTGGTTGAAGACTTAATTCATTCTGAATATTGGCCGCATAAGCCTATGGAGTTCATTGCTCATCCAAAATGCAACACACGGGATCCATCAGTTACTTTACCTTTACTTGCTAAATTAAGATTTGTCCAGGCCTTTCATTCGTTGGACGTTAAGTTGCCAAGTTCTTGGGTTATGGCAGTGCAATCGCTAACTCACTTGAGGTACCTTGCAATTTCTGTCGAAGAATTTGATTTCAAGTGGGTATCTCACCTACGCGATCTTCAAACTCTAAATGTTGTCTCAAGAAAATATGTACGATCATCGCCCTCAATTATCTGGGAAATGACGAAGCTAAGGCATTTGTATATTTTCTGTTTTTCCTTTATATGGGAAGATGATGACCGAGCAATTTTTGAAGAATCTTCAGCAACAATGCTAGAAAACTGGAGGACATTTCGCTCTTGCAGTATATACGATACGGATCCAAAGTTCTGGTGGAGATTTCCGAATCTTGAAGAACTCAATCTCTACATTCAAGAAGAACCTAGTCGTCCATTGTTTCCCGTACCGGAAGTTCATACTCGACTTCATTCTCTTGAACTATATATCAATTACAACCGTGGATACTGGAAATTAGTTGAAACAGCTAGCAAGTTTGTCTTCCCTTCAAATATTAGGTACTTGCATATTCAAATCGAATTGCCAATCAAAGGGTTATATCAAAATATTGCAAGATTGCGGAATCTGGAGAATCTCAAATTAGAAATACGAGACACTTTTGGGGAAGATTGTTGGGACGTCAGTGATGTCGAGTTCCAAGCACTCAAATACTTGAAATTATTAAACTTCATGGATATTAGAGAATGGAAAGCTTCAGAGGAATCCTTTCCTGTGCTTGAGAAGCTATTTATAAAGCATTGTATCTACCTGGAGGAGATCCCTTCGTGCTTTGAGGAAATTACAACACTGCAACTTATTGATGTGGAACAATGCAGGGACTCTGTTGGGGATTCAGCTATAAATATcaaaagagaaatagaagaaaccACTGGATCTGACACTCTCCAAGTTCAAATTCGACGTCCAACGCGCTAa